One genomic window of Methanosarcina acetivorans C2A includes the following:
- a CDS encoding nucleoside deaminase — protein MSEKDTLFMRRAIELSLESVKKGGGPFGAVITKNGKIISESCNQVTVLNDPTAHAEISAIREAARKLNAPDLKGCEIYASCEPCPMCLGAIYWARIDRVFFANTREDADNIGFDDSFIYEEIPRSLRERSIEFRQLLREEALEAFREWEATEDKVEY, from the coding sequence ATGTCAGAAAAAGATACTTTGTTTATGAGGCGTGCCATTGAACTCTCCCTCGAAAGTGTGAAAAAAGGAGGAGGGCCTTTTGGGGCTGTCATTACGAAAAATGGAAAGATCATCTCGGAAAGCTGCAACCAGGTCACCGTACTTAACGACCCGACAGCCCATGCCGAGATCAGCGCCATCAGAGAGGCAGCCCGGAAACTGAACGCCCCTGACCTTAAAGGGTGTGAGATCTACGCTTCCTGTGAGCCCTGCCCCATGTGCCTCGGAGCCATTTACTGGGCAAGGATAGACAGAGTTTTTTTTGCAAACACAAGGGAGGATGCCGATAATATCGGGTTTGACGACTCCTTCATATACGAAGAAATTCCACGCTCCCTCAGGGAAAGAAGCATCGAGTTCAGACAGCTGCTCAGGGAAGAAGCCCTTGAAGCTTTCAGGGAGTGGGAAGCAACTGAGGATAAGGTGGAGTATTGA
- a CDS encoding NTPase yields the protein MRIEGKEKTMLRIAVTGSPGVGKSTVVAKTAEKLAEKPGFKIGGIRTAEIRKEGHREGFSIRDLATGKTGILSHVKGSGPRLGKYHVNLDDLERIGANAVRNALACDLVVIDEIGPMELISQSFVSAVEEVLESDKPVLAVLHHSSRHPLAQRFRKGFEVLTVDKGNRDELPEKITNRFLRKLG from the coding sequence ATGAGAATAGAAGGGAAAGAAAAAACCATGTTGAGAATTGCAGTAACAGGCAGTCCGGGGGTAGGGAAATCAACAGTCGTAGCAAAAACTGCCGAAAAACTTGCCGAAAAGCCAGGCTTTAAAATAGGCGGCATCAGGACCGCCGAAATCCGTAAAGAAGGGCATAGGGAAGGCTTCTCAATCAGGGACCTTGCGACAGGAAAGACAGGAATTCTTAGCCACGTTAAAGGCAGCGGACCCAGGCTTGGAAAATATCACGTCAACCTGGACGACCTTGAGAGGATCGGAGCAAACGCGGTCAGGAACGCCCTTGCCTGCGATCTGGTAGTCATAGATGAGATAGGGCCGATGGAGCTTATATCTCAATCTTTCGTTTCTGCGGTTGAGGAAGTTCTGGAATCAGATAAACCTGTTCTGGCTGTGCTTCACCATTCAAGCAGGCATCCGCTTGCGCAGAGGTTTAGAAAAGGGTTTGAGGTTTTGACGGTTGATAAGGGGAACCGGGATGAATTACCTGAAAAAATCACAAATCGTTTCCTCAGGAAATTGGGCTGA
- a CDS encoding DUF5661 family protein yields MLTTKSFTAEEAKAVGEQLGLTWDKFDVDQFRRGMDVELEHGTIDPATNVTNDDPIMTGKIALAHLNEFPDYYDRLEEMEEEAEEYWEKTEN; encoded by the coding sequence ATGTTGACAACCAAAAGTTTTACCGCTGAAGAAGCAAAGGCAGTTGGGGAACAGCTAGGATTAACCTGGGACAAATTCGATGTTGACCAGTTCCGCAGAGGCATGGACGTAGAGCTGGAACACGGAACCATAGACCCCGCAACAAACGTCACGAACGACGATCCCATAATGACAGGAAAGATTGCCCTGGCTCACCTTAACGAATTTCCGGACTATTACGACAGGCTGGAAGAAATGGAAGAAGAAGCTGAAGAATACTGGGAAAAAACTGAAAACTGA
- a CDS encoding GTPase — MTSYKVLVRDVIKKADVLLEVIDARFPDETRNNEVEKEIIRLKKPFIIVINKCDLVSKDKLEKTKARLSRIAPTVFVSGKARFGTTMLRHQILASACIKGQDILVGTLGYPNVGKSSVINGVTGRHRASTSPVSGHTKGVQHVGAGSRIMFVDTPGVIPFDENDDYVQGLLGIKDATHLKDPIGVALKIIEKMLVENKTALEVFYNVTLETQDSYSGLELIGKQCNFLQKKGEVDEMRTAIRIINDWQTGLLLI, encoded by the coding sequence ATGACAAGCTACAAAGTTCTGGTAAGGGACGTTATAAAAAAAGCCGATGTCCTTCTTGAAGTCATAGATGCCCGGTTTCCTGATGAGACCCGAAACAACGAGGTTGAAAAGGAAATCATTCGTTTAAAGAAGCCTTTCATAATAGTCATCAATAAGTGCGACCTTGTCTCAAAAGATAAACTTGAGAAAACCAAAGCCCGCCTCTCAAGAATTGCCCCCACGGTTTTTGTGTCCGGCAAGGCCAGGTTCGGGACAACCATGTTAAGGCATCAGATCCTTGCATCTGCCTGTATAAAAGGGCAGGATATCCTTGTCGGCACCCTCGGTTATCCCAATGTGGGCAAATCCTCCGTTATCAACGGGGTTACCGGCAGGCACAGGGCTAGCACTTCCCCCGTATCCGGCCACACAAAAGGCGTGCAGCACGTGGGTGCAGGGTCACGCATTATGTTTGTGGATACCCCCGGAGTCATTCCCTTCGATGAAAATGATGACTATGTACAGGGCCTGCTGGGGATAAAGGATGCGACCCACCTGAAGGACCCTATCGGGGTTGCCCTTAAGATAATAGAAAAAATGCTTGTCGAAAACAAAACTGCCCTTGAGGTCTTTTATAATGTCACCCTCGAAACCCAGGACTCTTACTCAGGACTTGAACTGATAGGCAAACAGTGCAATTTCCTCCAGAAGAAAGGAGAGGTAGACGAAATGAGGACGGCTATCAGAATAATCAACGACTGGCAAACCGGGCTACTGCTTATCTGA
- a CDS encoding PAS domain S-box protein has product MVFKMIELYTSDKPKVLIIDDEKDQVELLCLQLEDEYLPIPAYSGKEAIELVKAKLPDLILLDLMLPENDGYEICSTLKSDPEYRFIPIIIISRFFEKTNKMKATRCGADDFIHKPINRFELKTRIKSLIRIKKNYEALQESENRYKQLFNNSPAVTLLIDPVDYLIADANEPACAYYGYTYAEMTAKKITDISIYSRERNRKISQQVFSEKKGHFYSCHKLASGEIRHVEMYINTINIRGRELFFTNVYDVTASKKIERELTESEEKFKQVVELSIDGIIIGANSGKIVDCNEAACRIFGYGKEEMLELNVDNILREDFMQSIPEIITTGKAVSENKTIESINKRKDGTFFTAEIATRTFKLGDEDRLIVYVRDITERKKAERDLKSSEENFRALVNNTLDGIIILNFEGEVIAANAAVGKMFNVELEKITGTNIAKYLAPESVPVAIRDQINVLNNQGGYLSVYKAISSMGEHFWIEGLGTKIIYQNQPANIVVIRDITVRKKAEEALINAKTAAEVANRTKSEFLTNMSHELKTPLNSIIGFSDLLKEEIAGPLNEKQSRYVQFISSSGKNLLEIINDILDLSKAESGEEDLNVEKFSVDESINKVISVVLPQAQEKNIILNYQSENRTLWITADEGKFRQIMENLLSNAIKFTPAGGSIDVTLKQEGLLVTIEVKDTGIGIPEDSFEKIFKPFIQIDSSLSRNFEGTGLGLTLVKKYVEMHGGNIYVESKIGEGSSFRFELPVTRKRTVEPVLKVLE; this is encoded by the coding sequence ATGGTATTCAAGATGATCGAATTGTACACTTCCGATAAACCAAAAGTTCTCATAATTGATGACGAAAAAGACCAAGTAGAGTTACTATGTTTACAGCTCGAAGATGAATATCTTCCTATCCCTGCATACAGCGGAAAAGAAGCTATCGAACTTGTGAAAGCTAAACTTCCGGATTTGATATTATTGGACCTGATGCTGCCTGAGAATGACGGGTATGAGATCTGCAGCACACTCAAAAGTGATCCCGAATACAGGTTCATACCTATAATCATAATTTCCAGATTTTTTGAGAAAACAAATAAAATGAAAGCAACTCGGTGCGGAGCTGACGATTTCATTCACAAGCCGATAAACAGGTTTGAGCTTAAAACAAGGATAAAGTCTTTAATCCGGATAAAAAAGAATTATGAAGCCCTGCAGGAAAGCGAGAACAGGTATAAACAGCTTTTTAACAACAGCCCGGCTGTCACCCTTCTCATAGACCCGGTCGATTACCTTATTGCCGATGCAAACGAGCCTGCATGTGCTTACTACGGGTATACGTATGCGGAGATGACTGCAAAAAAAATCACTGATATTAGCATATACTCCCGGGAAAGAAATAGAAAAATCAGCCAGCAGGTTTTTTCCGAAAAGAAAGGCCATTTCTATTCCTGCCATAAGCTTGCCAGTGGAGAAATAAGGCATGTGGAGATGTATATCAATACAATCAATATCAGAGGCAGGGAACTTTTTTTTACAAATGTCTATGATGTTACTGCAAGCAAAAAGATAGAAAGGGAACTTACGGAATCGGAAGAAAAATTCAAACAGGTTGTAGAACTCTCAATTGACGGCATAATTATAGGGGCAAATAGTGGAAAAATTGTTGACTGTAACGAAGCAGCCTGCCGAATCTTCGGGTACGGTAAAGAAGAAATGCTGGAGCTGAATGTGGATAATATTCTTCGGGAAGACTTCATGCAAAGTATTCCGGAGATAATAACCACCGGTAAAGCAGTCTCGGAGAATAAAACCATCGAGAGCATAAACAAAAGAAAGGACGGTACGTTCTTTACAGCTGAAATTGCAACCCGAACATTCAAACTGGGCGACGAAGATAGGCTGATAGTGTATGTCCGGGACATTACGGAACGTAAAAAAGCGGAGAGGGATCTGAAATCAAGCGAAGAGAACTTCCGTGCTCTTGTCAACAATACTCTTGACGGTATAATCATACTTAACTTTGAAGGGGAAGTCATTGCTGCAAACGCTGCTGTTGGAAAAATGTTTAATGTGGAGCTCGAAAAGATAACAGGCACGAACATTGCAAAATACCTCGCTCCCGAATCAGTGCCTGTTGCGATTAGAGACCAGATAAACGTCCTCAATAATCAGGGGGGTTACCTCAGTGTTTACAAAGCAATCTCTTCAATGGGGGAACATTTCTGGATTGAAGGGCTTGGTACAAAAATAATCTACCAGAACCAGCCGGCAAATATCGTGGTTATAAGGGATATAACCGTTAGAAAAAAAGCAGAAGAGGCGCTGATAAATGCAAAAACAGCTGCCGAGGTGGCAAACCGCACAAAAAGCGAATTTTTAACCAACATGAGCCACGAACTGAAGACTCCTCTGAACTCCATAATCGGGTTTTCTGACCTGCTAAAAGAAGAAATTGCAGGGCCCCTGAACGAAAAACAATCCCGGTACGTCCAGTTCATCTCTTCAAGCGGAAAAAACCTTCTCGAAATTATCAACGACATACTCGATTTATCAAAAGCAGAATCTGGAGAAGAAGATCTCAATGTGGAAAAGTTTTCCGTAGATGAATCTATCAATAAAGTAATCTCAGTGGTTCTTCCTCAAGCTCAGGAGAAGAATATAATATTAAATTACCAGTCCGAAAACAGAACGTTGTGGATCACTGCTGATGAAGGCAAGTTCCGACAGATTATGGAGAACTTATTAAGTAATGCCATTAAGTTCACACCCGCCGGCGGTTCGATTGATGTAACCTTGAAACAGGAAGGCCTCCTTGTAACTATCGAGGTCAAAGACACGGGAATAGGAATTCCTGAGGACAGCTTTGAAAAGATATTTAAGCCATTTATCCAGATCGATTCTTCTCTAAGCCGCAATTTTGAAGGTACGGGATTGGGGCTGACCCTGGTAAAAAAATATGTTGAAATGCATGGCGGAAATATTTATGTGGAAAGCAAAATAGGCGAAGGTTCGTCTTTCAGATTCGAACTGCCAGTAACCCGAAAGAGAACAGTTGAACCTGTCCTAAAGGTATTGGAATAA